The genomic window GGAGCTGGTGGGGTCGGTGAAGCCGTCCACCAGGACACTGGACTGGGAGGACAGGAAGGCCCCTCCCACACGGTTGTTCAGCTCATAGTAAACTATGGAGCACCAGTGGACCGGCTCCTCGTAGGCCACCGGCAGCACCTCTGATGGAGGGAGCAGAGCGCAGTGTTTATAGTTGTTACGCACAAAAACATGTGAGTGTGTTCTGACAGCCCCTCAGTGTTTATAGTTgttacgcacaaacacatgttagTGTGTTCTGACAGCCCCTCAGTGTTTATAGTTgttacgcacaaacacatgttaaGTGTGTTCTGACAGCACTTCAGTGTTTATAGTTgttacgcacaaacacatgttagTGTGTTCTGACAGCCCCTCAGTGTTTATAGTTgttacgcacaaacacatgttaaGTGTGTTCTGACAGCACAGAACACAGTGTACAAGTCCTTATACGAATCCAATTGTTAAGGGATTTGACAAATGCAAACATGCTTTTGTCATGCCAGTAAAACCAATTTAAaatgaattgagagagagagataagaacagacagagagacaatcaAATACACTgatagcgagagacagacagacaagacacagacagagaggggccgagaaacagacagacagagagactgggagagaagTGTGAGGAACATGTGTCACCATTGTGACAGGGCCACTGCCATGGTTACCTGGCCTGTTGTTGGTTTCCATGGTGTTGGGTAAATTGGACAGGAAGTTGGTCTCCATTGGCTGAGAGCAGTCCTGGCTCAGCGAATCATCAGCCAGCACATAAGCTGGAGGAGGAGtgtcagctacacacacacacacacacacacacacacacacacacacacacacacacacacacacacacacacacacacacacacacacacacacacacacacacacacacacacacacacacacacacacaggtcagggtCTGAAGGAGAAGGTAGAGTGAGGTAGAGATGttagaggagtgagagagagaagttggaggagagaggagattgaGTGAGGGAGAAgagttggaggagagagaggaggtacagtgaggaagagaggtgagagagagctgGTAGAACGAGGTAGGGCTCTATCtgatatatgagagagagagcgagcgagagcgagacgagagcgagagcgagagagaggcaatAGAATGAGATGGGTTTAGCCTGGTATGCTACATGGGGAGAaagcgggagacagagagatagagtgggTAGAGTGAGGTAGTGCTCTAACTAATATgctaaatggagagagagagagaggcggtagAGTGAGGTAGGGCTCTACCTGGTAAGTTAAATGGGCTCTCGGTGTCTGAGCTgattggaggagaggggagggcggggcTACTGCAGGACCCACCCCCTGGCGACACAGGGTAACCGTTGTCAAGGGAACAGGGATCAAAGCCCTCCAGTGCCCCGCTCATGCCAGCAAAGGATTCTGGGTAGGTGGCATTGTGGGGCATCAGCGGCTCGTTGTTGTCGCCGTGGAAACGGGAGAGCACGCAGGGTCTCGCTGCGAGGTCGTTGTTCCTGGGAACCAACACTGGGGGCAGCACTGAGGAAAGGAGAAATAATACCTATTATTACGCTACCATTATTATAGTATATGTTACGCAGTGACAGAGGGATATTTTTTCTACTATTCCGCtggtatattaatattattatgttattaatattattattattattattattattattaatatattcatattatatCAACTCAATGAGGCAGAGGAGGACATAACACATACtattatttagattattattattattaaccaaGGCCAatggggaagtataataaatacataatgaacaaacacacttacTGGGGGTGTCTACTCGTGTGTAGTGGTAGGGGTTGATGCAGACATCTTTCTGTTTAGATCCGAAGGGAAACTCACAGCAGGACATTGCCTTCAGCTCATGAtgagactacacacacacacacacacacacacacacacacacacacacacacacacacacacacacacacacacacacacacacacacacacacacacacacacacacaatgttaatTGAGTGTAATGGTCTAATTCAGCAAGCAGCCAACCTGATTCTAAGCGCTAGCTGGGTAgagatggccgctaggtgacTGATGCGCAAGCTTACCTGCAGGTCGGGCCACCTCCACACCTTGCAGTAGATGACGTGAGGGAGACCCTTACGGTGAGACACTTGCAGCCTCCCGTCAAGGGAGCGAGGGATCGTCACGCACtgaccttgggggggggggggggggggggggaagagagagagagagagagagagagagagagagagagagagagagagagagagagagagagagaaagagagagagagagagaattgattAGAAAATGTTTGAGTGTCTTctacataatacataatacgGGCTATAATATTTACATTAATTGATTGGGCAGAATATGTTTCGTCCAAAGTGAGGCTGAGAGATGGTGATCGGACTATTAATAGAGTCCGATCAAAATTTGAGCAACTAGAAAAAGTTATAGTGCTGCACAGCAGACACAATGCAGAGTAgttgaaaaaaagaaattataGTCCGGACTCCGGCACAGCCTCTACTGAACAATAGCGTGAGAGTAGCTCTGGGAATCACAAATACAAGGTTTGTCATTAGTGGTGGATAAAGCCATAGCAGATATCACATAGACATCACGTATAGTAATCAAGCAAAGTATCAAAGTGCTTACTAATTTCcacaaaaatgtatacatttcccccaaaaaaaattCTCTTTCTTTTCACATAACAAAATGGATGGTTCCGGTCTGATGTGATTGGCTCGAAGCGGTTGTAAAATACTCTTTAAGCACACCACTGCGACCCATAACAATAACTATTTTGTATTAACCTGTCGCCAAACTCAAAGAATGCTAGGCTGTGTTGCTAAGCCATTTTGCTGTCTAGGGGAACTAAATTGCTTGGAGAATGAGGATTTGTTTTCAGTAAATTGTCGCTTTTTATGTcgctgtgtgtttattttgtgaaatCTTACTAGGAAGTCTACAGTAACAGCTTCAATAACTCTGCTTCGTGTCATGCCTCACAAACACCCCCTAGCATTTCTAAAAATCATTGTAACCACGGCCTCTACGGGCTTATAGCTGAAGTTTGTAACTGCTACTGACTGGGTTGCCCCGGGCAACTGAGAGCCTTCTCGAGGTCCTCCATGgctcccttcttcttcttcagcttcTTCACCAGAGCTTCCACCGCTTTCTCCGcccatttctcctcctcctccccctgcctccagcCCAGCAGCCTTCGTACCGCCGGGCTGGTGAAGGAGAACAGGGACGACACGTtcatctctcacactcactcacacacacacacactccccctacacacacagccccacacacacagagacgcacacatgcactaccagccctacacacagacacacccgcaAAGAGCActacccacagacacacagccacacacgcactcacagcactacacacactctcacacacacacacacagacacacgctcacagccctacacacagacacacagtcacacgcgcactcacagcactacacacacacacaaatacagactctctcacacacacacacacacacacacacacacacacacctacacacagacacacacaaacattaacagccctacacacagacgcacacacacgtgcacacactcacagccctacacacacgcacacgcacacacacacacacacacacacacacacagggaatggGTGTGTTGCCAGAGCTCAGAGGTGTGGAGCAGTCCACCTGGGGAGAATAAAGAGAACTCGTCACCATAGCAATCAATCACTGACCTTTCAGTTGGCATGGAAACCAGTCACCGTCCAGCCCAGCATCTAGTTGGCATAGCAACCAATCACTTTGGGGTTGTCATAACAACCAATCGGGTTAACAATCCAAATGTAGTTTATGTGCCTAAGAGATTATTATGGGCTGCTCATATCACTGCATGATGATGTAATGTAAGATAGTATGTCATGCAAATTCACAGGTCAGAGTTCACCACACCATTAAGaaagcaaagagagagacacacacacacacaccattgatAATTGACACCCTAGACAGTGCACTTAGCAGAACTGAAAATCAATGTCCTTCTACctcctgaaagagagagggggggggagagagagagagagagagagagagagagagagagagagagagagagagagagagagagagagagatcagaggaTGCAAGGATGGAGCACGGGCAGATGGATGAAGGGGTCACAGAGAGGAGAGTGCactggatggagggaggaaagagaggaaaggaaggggggggggggggtggacagaAACATGGTGTAGTATTGCAGCTGAATACCTCTCTATCTgccagcccccctctctctgaccaATAAAGACAACTAAATTATTTATCCACTGGAGATGACGTGcaaaggagaaagagggagagaattaaATTGAGAAGAAGACAACGTCTGAGAAAGCCAGACATAATAGACACagcataacgtgtgtgtgtgtgtgtgtgtgtgtgtgtgtgtgtgtgtgtgtgtgtgtgtgtgtgtgtgtgtgtgtctgtctctcgcaGGGCTATATAAGTTGATACAACTACAATTCAGAAATTTTAAAGTTGTAAGTCGACTAAAatacggtttgtgtgtgtggctgctaaGGGTTAAAATACCGATTGCAATAGAGCGAAAAGTTGATCATTCGGGTTCTTGAAGCCTAGACGAAGTGCACTGTTCGTCAGGCATTGCAAGTGTTCACTTGAAGTACATTTAAAGTAATCGGTTACCTACCTCGGCTTAGAGAGGATGTAACGTTATGTGTATTTCTTGGCGTCAGTCGTAGAGTAAAGCAACGTTCCCTCCACGACGGGCGGAACCTTGCGGCGGGGCTTAAAGCTGCTGCTACTCCTGCAACTCGGGGTTTTGTTTAGCAGGAAAAGAGTAAACGGGTCGACTTGATTTGTTTAACCCTTGGCGTCTACACGCCGTGGCCGCTCCGCACAAGACGCTACGGAACACCGTTCCGTCGCTGGGGGAGTGTCGTGAATCGAGTGCTCCCTCGTATCGCATGCAGGAGAGACGAGGGCGTGGCGACGAAGCATGAAGCCTGCTATGCCGAGTTAAAGACATCTGACAGAAAACAGCGAAATAGGAATAATTATAATTTCTTCGAACTGAGAGcgtcacacacccacaaagaTGGGCGACTTCGTAAAGAGGAATGCCGAAGTCGTACAGTCCCGTTGTAAATATTTCACCCTGCAAAAAACAAACCTTTGGGTGGGGGCTGATGGTCTATTTTGGTTTCGATGATGTTTCATGATTGTTAATAATATCAACTATGTATAAAGgaaacaataaacaacaagATAGTTTTAAATAGTGCATCACCCTCG from Gadus morhua chromosome 17, gadMor3.0, whole genome shotgun sequence includes these protein-coding regions:
- the LOC115529581 gene encoding mothers against decapentaplegic homolog 1 produces the protein MNVSSLFSFTSPAVRRLLGWRQGEEEEKWAEKAVEALVKKLKKKKGAMEDLEKALSCPGQPSQCVTIPRSLDGRLQVSHRKGLPHVIYCKVWRWPDLQSHHELKAMSCCEFPFGSKQKDVCINPYHYTRVDTPMLPPVLVPRNNDLAARPCVLSRFHGDNNEPLMPHNATYPESFAGMSGALEGFDPCSLDNGYPVSPGGGSCSSPALPSPPISSDTESPFNLPADTPPPAYVLADDSLSQDCSQPMETNFLSNLPNTMETNNRPEVLPVAYEEPVHWCSIVYYELNNRVGGAFLSSQSSVLVDGFTDPTSSQNRFCLGLLSNVNRNSTIENTRRHIGKGVHLYYVGGEVYAECLSGSSIFVQSRNCNHHHGFHPTTVCKIPSGCSLKIFNNQEFASLLAQSVSHGFEAVYQLTKMCTIRMSFVKGWGAEYHRQDVTSTPCWIEVHLHGPLQWLDKVLTQMGSPHNAITSVS